The following are encoded together in the Fundulus heteroclitus isolate FHET01 chromosome 19, MU-UCD_Fhet_4.1, whole genome shotgun sequence genome:
- the LOC118556599 gene encoding galectin-3-like: MADFSLTDALGDDTQGQAKKIGHTNPAVPASNQPSSNPGWPGSAPGAPTQPSAPADYSSGLSGPGAPGPFQYPSGPGAPGQYPGPPSAPGGFPAGPGIPGQYPPAPGAPGQFPSGPGAPGQFPGQYPSEGTPGQLPGGPAPYPSGPFPSGPGAPAGPYPNVPFPGGQPGGGNGMYGPGGQGGFPPPAGPGAFPAFPGGGFPPVPPGSWGSPGGGFPAAPAPFGSGPMGPYGGPAGPGGTLMVPYDLPLHAGIMPRLLITIIGEPLPCADRFQVDLIKGSDVVFHFNPRFNEQTIVRNSNIGGYWGPEEREGPFPFVQGRRFELKILVEEDMYKVAVDDTHLLEYEHRVGGLEEVTLVRVTGDVVLYSAAPSMI; this comes from the exons aTGGCAGACTTCTCG CTCACCGATGCTTTGGGAGACGACACGCAGGGCCAGGCTAAGAAGATAGGCCACACCAACCCCGCTGTCCCTGCCAGCAATCAGCCTTCTTCAAACCCGGGGTGGCCTGGTTCCGCCCCAGGAGCTCCCACCCAGCCCTCAGCACCAGCTGACTACAGCAGCGGATTATCTGGCCCCGGAGCGCCGGGGCCATTCCAATACCCCTCAGGTCCCGGAGCGCCAGGACAATACCCGGGACCTCCCTCCGCACCCGGTGGCTTCCCTGCTGGTCCCGGAATACCTGGACAATATCCTCCTGCGCCAGGCGCCCCGGGCCAGTTCCCCTCCGGCCCGGGGGCGCCTGGACAGTTCCCCGGGCAGTATCCGTCTGAAGGGACCCCTGGTCAGCTTCCCGGAGGTCCTGCTCCTTACCCAAGCGGACCGTTTCCCTCTGGCCCCGGTGCTCCCGCCGGCCCTTATCCGAATGTGCCTTTCCCCGGTGGGCAGCCAGGAGGAGGCAATGGGATGTACGGACCAGGAGGTCAAGGTGGGTTTCCCCCTCCCGCTGGTCCAGGAGCTTTCCCCGCGTTCCCCGGAGGCGGATTCCCCCCAGTGCCACCTGGGTCATGGGGATCACCAGGAGGAGGCTTCCCGGCTGCCCCGGCTCCGTTTGGTTCCGGGCCCATGGGTCCGTATGGCGGTCCTGCTGGTCCAGGAGGCACGTTG ATGGTGCCGTACGACCTCCCCCTTCATGCCGGGATCATGCCCCGCCTTTTAATCACAATAATCGGAGAGCCTCTTCCCTGTGCAGACAG gttCCAGGTTGACCTGATTAAAGGTTCAGACGTCGTCTTTCACTTCAACCCTCGCTTTAACGAGCAAACCATTGTCCGAAACTCCAACATCGGCGGTTACTGGGGCCCGGAGGAGCGAGAGGGGCCCTTCCCCTTTGTTCAGGGGCGCCGTTTTGAG TTGAAGATCCTGGTGGAAGAGGACATGTACAAAGTGGCCGTGGACGACACCCACCTGCTGGAATACGAGCACAGAGTGGGCGGCCTGGAGGAGGTGACCCTGGTGCGGGTGACCGGCGACGTGGTTCTCTACAGCGCGGCCCCGAGCATGATCTGA